A stretch of the Flavobacterium sp. 5 genome encodes the following:
- a CDS encoding low affinity iron permease family protein, giving the protein MKSKKQNQNSVFEKFASKVSKATGSTTAFITAFLIVLVWAISGPFFDYSETWQLVINTGTTIITFLMVFLIQKAQNKDSLAIQLKLNELVASNEYSSNSLVDIESMTEEEMIIVQKYYHRLSELAKKDESIRSSHSIAEAHQQHEKKDQTRSKMRTKNSPKNKS; this is encoded by the coding sequence ATGAAAAGTAAAAAACAAAATCAAAATAGCGTATTCGAAAAATTTGCTTCAAAGGTCTCAAAAGCAACAGGGAGTACAACAGCATTTATAACAGCATTTTTAATTGTTCTCGTTTGGGCCATATCAGGACCTTTTTTTGATTATTCGGAAACCTGGCAATTAGTTATTAACACAGGAACGACGATCATAACTTTTTTGATGGTTTTTTTAATTCAGAAAGCTCAAAATAAAGATTCACTTGCTATTCAATTGAAATTAAATGAATTGGTTGCTTCCAATGAATATTCCAGTAATAGTCTGGTTGATATTGAAAGTATGACTGAGGAAGAAATGATTATTGTCCAAAAATATTATCACAGACTTAGTGAATTAGCCAAAAAAGACGAAAGCATAAGATCATCACATTCAATCGCAGAAGCGCATCAGCAACACGAAAAAAAAGACCAAACCAGAAGCAAAATGCGTACAAAGAATAGCCCCAAAAATAAATCTTAA
- the trpA gene encoding tryptophan synthase subunit alpha: MNRISQKLQEDKKILSIYFSAGYPNLNDTVQIIQDLEKNGIDMIEIGLPFSDPLADGPTIQASSTTALHNGMTTQILFDQLKDIRKSVKIPLVIMGYFNPMLQYGVENFCKKCAEIGIDGLIIPDLPVDVYADEYKATFDRYGLINVFLITPQTSDERIRFIDSVSSGFIYMVSSASVTGSQSGFGSTQSTYFERIAKMNLKNPQVIGFGINNAETFNQATQYAKGAIIGSAFIKHLSEEGTGKISEFVKAIR, encoded by the coding sequence TACTTTTCAGCTGGATATCCCAACTTGAATGATACCGTACAAATCATCCAAGACTTAGAAAAAAATGGTATCGACATGATCGAAATAGGATTACCATTTAGCGATCCATTGGCAGATGGACCAACTATTCAAGCCAGTTCAACAACGGCTTTACATAACGGAATGACCACTCAAATTTTATTTGATCAGCTAAAAGACATTCGCAAAAGCGTAAAGATTCCACTTGTTATTATGGGATATTTCAACCCAATGCTGCAATATGGTGTGGAAAATTTCTGCAAAAAATGCGCAGAAATTGGTATTGATGGTTTAATAATTCCTGATCTTCCCGTAGATGTTTATGCCGACGAATATAAAGCTACTTTCGATAGATATGGGTTAATCAATGTGTTCCTGATTACACCACAAACTTCAGATGAGCGTATTCGTTTTATCGACAGCGTTTCCAGCGGATTTATTTATATGGTAAGTTCTGCAAGTGTTACTGGTTCGCAATCTGGTTTTGGAAGTACTCAGTCAACTTACTTTGAACGCATTGCCAAAATGAATCTAAAAAACCCTCAAGTAATTGGCTTCGGAATCAACAATGCCGAAACTTTCAACCAAGCCACACAATATGCGAAAGGAGCTATTATAGGAAGTGCATTTATCAAGCATTTATCAGAAGAAGGAACAGGTAAAATTAGCGAGTTTGTAAAAGCAATTCGATAA
- the rlmH gene encoding 23S rRNA (pseudouridine(1915)-N(3))-methyltransferase RlmH, with amino-acid sequence MNIKLIAIGKTDNKSLQTLIDDYTKRLSFYIKFDLEIIPDIKNVKNLSESQQKEKEGELILSKITPTDQLILLDENGKTFSSVAFSSELQKKMNSGVKTLVFVIGGPYGFSNTVYAKANGKISLSLMTFSHQMVRLFFIEQLYRGFTILRNEPYHHQ; translated from the coding sequence ATGAATATCAAACTTATCGCAATCGGAAAAACCGACAATAAATCATTACAAACCTTAATTGACGATTATACTAAGCGATTGTCTTTTTATATCAAATTTGATTTGGAAATTATTCCCGATATCAAAAATGTAAAAAACTTATCCGAAAGTCAACAAAAAGAAAAAGAAGGAGAGCTTATTTTATCTAAAATAACTCCTACGGACCAACTTATTTTATTGGATGAAAATGGAAAAACATTTTCAAGCGTCGCATTTTCATCCGAATTACAAAAGAAAATGAACTCAGGTGTAAAAACATTAGTTTTTGTAATTGGTGGGCCTTATGGTTTTTCGAATACTGTATATGCTAAAGCAAATGGCAAAATCTCGCTTTCGCTAATGACTTTTTCACATCAAATGGTACGTTTGTTTTTTATAGAACAATTATATCGTGGGTTCACTATTTTAAGAAATGAACCCTATCATCATCAATAA
- a CDS encoding MarR family winged helix-turn-helix transcriptional regulator, giving the protein MTSNDNTFTVEKAEDSSGFLLWQVTNLWQREIKKALKPYGLTHSQFVLMASIHWLTLHKQQVTQIVLSSHTKIDPMTTSTVLRTLQTKAFLQRQEHSTDTRAKTVELTINGTNIIKEAIKTVETFDKTFFSTLGAKTTSFNEQLLILLQQKK; this is encoded by the coding sequence ATGACCTCAAACGATAATACATTTACTGTAGAAAAAGCCGAAGACAGTTCCGGCTTTTTATTGTGGCAAGTAACCAATCTTTGGCAAAGAGAAATAAAAAAGGCTTTGAAACCATACGGCTTAACACATTCACAATTCGTTCTAATGGCTAGCATCCATTGGCTAACCTTACATAAACAACAAGTAACTCAAATAGTATTGTCTTCCCACACAAAGATAGACCCAATGACCACTTCGACTGTTTTAAGAACATTACAAACAAAAGCGTTTCTGCAACGGCAAGAACACTCCACCGACACCAGAGCCAAAACCGTTGAACTCACTATCAATGGAACAAATATTATTAAAGAAGCCATCAAAACAGTCGAAACTTTCGATAAGACATTTTTTTCAACCCTTGGTGCGAAAACAACATCATTCAATGAACAATTATTAATTCTACTTCAGCAAAAAAAATAA
- a CDS encoding GNAT family N-acetyltransferase gives MQTIKRTTTDSKDFQKLVVLLDQDLAIRDGEDHAFYAQFDKLEKINHVIVCYQDDVAIGCGAFKEYDSKTVEIKRMFIDPDYRGKGIASTVLGALETWAKEFNYNSFILETGKNNPVAIALYKKSGYKIIPNYDQYENIETSVCLKKVSN, from the coding sequence ATGCAAACCATAAAAAGAACAACCACCGATAGCAAAGACTTTCAAAAACTTGTCGTTTTACTTGATCAGGATTTAGCAATAAGAGATGGTGAAGATCATGCTTTTTATGCTCAATTTGATAAATTAGAAAAAATCAACCACGTTATTGTTTGTTATCAGGATGATGTCGCAATTGGCTGTGGTGCTTTCAAAGAATATGATTCGAAAACTGTAGAAATCAAAAGAATGTTTATAGATCCAGATTATAGAGGAAAAGGAATTGCGAGTACGGTTCTTGGAGCATTAGAAACTTGGGCAAAAGAATTCAATTATAATAGTTTTATCCTTGAAACTGGAAAAAACAATCCCGTTGCTATAGCCTTATATAAAAAATCAGGTTACAAAATAATTCCAAATTATGATCAATACGAAAATATTGAAACTAGTGTTTGTTTAAAAAAAGTATCTAATTAA
- a CDS encoding SRPBCC family protein, with protein sequence MWTKSHSIVTKEITREQIWKLFSDVNNWHIWDDGIEFAKLEGKFEKGNFFILRPKGGPNVKVELLETVENKMFLDVTKFPLAKMYDEHTFEETSEGLKITNTITVTGILGFLWRKLVAQNIVDNLPKDMQQQIKSAKNL encoded by the coding sequence ATGTGGACAAAATCGCATTCGATCGTAACCAAAGAGATAACAAGAGAACAAATATGGAAACTCTTTTCAGACGTAAACAATTGGCATATTTGGGACGATGGAATAGAGTTCGCCAAACTGGAAGGTAAATTTGAAAAAGGAAACTTCTTTATTTTAAGACCAAAAGGCGGACCAAACGTAAAAGTAGAGTTACTTGAAACAGTCGAAAATAAAATGTTTCTTGACGTCACAAAATTTCCGCTGGCCAAAATGTATGACGAACATACTTTTGAAGAAACATCGGAAGGATTGAAAATTACTAATACTATAACAGTAACAGGTATTTTAGGATTCTTATGGCGTAAATTAGTAGCTCAAAATATAGTAGATAATTTACCAAAAGATATGCAACAACAAATTAAATCAGCTAAAAATTTATGA
- a CDS encoding sulfite exporter TauE/SafE family protein, with amino-acid sequence MDLQAGLIVAGLLVGFIVGMTGVGGGSLMTPILLWFGIPPSTAVGTDLLYAAITKSGGILVHNKKKNINWTITGWLSLGSVPAALITLWILHTLNADTTALNNTIKYSLGWALVFTSVAILFKKKLMVLSQKHSGDKFHSESRTQNLLTVAIGVMLGATVTLTSIGAGALGTVTLFFLYPLLPTPRLVGTEIAHAVPLTLVAGLGHASMGNIDLTILGQLLLGSLPGIYIGSMLSGKLPDLLLRNAIAIMLFFVGFKLIS; translated from the coding sequence ATGGATTTACAAGCGGGTTTAATTGTTGCAGGATTATTAGTTGGATTTATTGTTGGTATGACAGGAGTAGGAGGAGGGTCTTTAATGACGCCTATTTTATTGTGGTTTGGTATTCCGCCATCGACGGCAGTTGGAACTGACTTATTATATGCTGCGATTACCAAATCTGGGGGTATTTTAGTTCATAATAAAAAAAAGAATATTAATTGGACTATAACAGGATGGCTTTCGCTTGGAAGTGTTCCTGCTGCTTTGATAACATTGTGGATTCTACATACTTTAAATGCCGATACAACTGCATTAAATAATACAATTAAGTATAGTTTGGGCTGGGCTTTAGTCTTTACTTCGGTAGCTATTTTGTTCAAAAAGAAACTGATGGTTTTATCTCAAAAACATTCAGGAGATAAATTTCATAGCGAAAGTAGAACTCAAAATTTATTGACCGTTGCAATTGGTGTAATGTTGGGAGCAACAGTAACACTTACTTCAATTGGTGCAGGAGCATTAGGAACGGTTACTTTATTTTTCTTGTATCCGCTTTTGCCAACACCTCGTTTGGTTGGTACCGAAATTGCTCATGCTGTACCATTAACACTAGTTGCAGGATTAGGACATGCCTCCATGGGTAATATCGATTTGACTATTTTGGGTCAATTATTATTGGGATCACTTCCAGGTATTTATATTGGAAGTATGTTAAGCGGTAAGCTTCCTGATTTATTGCTTAGAAATGCTATCGCAATAATGCTCTTTTTTGTTGGATTTAAATTAATTAGTTAG
- a CDS encoding DUF4386 domain-containing protein, translating to MISDKNLARIAGFCYLIVIITGAFSEIFVRQALRVSNDAIATAQNIQAHEMLYRWGFVADLFNFVIGIPCVLILYFLFKRVNKLLLQISLALVIIQTAIIAVNLLNQINPLLYLSNETYLNSFQPNQLATLSLLSLNIQAQGYAVGLVFFGFYCLIVAYVLYNSKMLPKFLGIFYAISGLCYLINSFAMFLSKGFANPLFIYLAIPIFIGEFSLCLWLLIKGIDTSKSEHSLENA from the coding sequence ATGATTTCAGATAAAAATTTAGCTCGCATTGCCGGTTTTTGTTATTTAATAGTAATAATTACAGGCGCATTTTCAGAAATATTTGTGAGGCAAGCATTAAGAGTATCAAATGATGCAATCGCGACTGCTCAGAACATTCAAGCGCACGAAATGCTCTATCGTTGGGGATTTGTAGCAGATCTTTTTAATTTTGTAATAGGAATACCTTGTGTATTGATACTATATTTTTTATTCAAGAGAGTAAATAAACTTTTACTTCAAATTTCATTAGCACTCGTAATTATTCAAACTGCTATCATTGCTGTCAATCTTTTAAATCAAATAAACCCTTTACTATATTTAAGTAACGAAACGTATCTTAATTCATTTCAACCTAACCAACTTGCGACACTTTCACTATTGTCACTAAATATACAAGCGCAAGGATACGCAGTTGGATTGGTATTTTTTGGCTTTTATTGTTTGATAGTTGCTTATGTGCTTTACAATTCAAAAATGTTACCTAAATTTCTTGGAATATTTTATGCTATTTCTGGTTTGTGTTACCTCATAAATAGTTTTGCAATGTTTCTATCAAAAGGTTTTGCAAATCCATTGTTTATTTATCTTGCTATACCTATTTTTATTGGAGAATTTTCACTTTGTCTGTGGTTACTAATAAAAGGCATAGACACATCAAAATCAGAGCATTCACTTGAAAACGCATAA